The Ptychodera flava strain L36383 unplaced genomic scaffold, AS_Pfla_20210202 Scaffold_45__1_contigs__length_1260105_pilon, whole genome shotgun sequence genome includes the window CCAATGGTATCAGTACACTTGTGCCATTTGCTGTAACCATGCCTTTTGAGTCTCTTGAGTGACTGTCAAATGTATAGAAGATATTCTCTTTCTTCAATACGGCAAAAACAGCTGCtccaaaattaacaaaacatgCATCATATTGTGTTAATGTCACTACTAATGCATTGTACAAAGACATCACAAAACTATCTATATTGATATCTTCACCTATTAGACCTGTGACAGATTGTCCAAAACTTGACTTAAACCTTGTGTCAAACAACTCAATAGACTGTGGTAGTTCTGTGATTAAAAGATAAACATCCATCACTGATGGTGATTGCTGCACACAACCATACAATTCATTACCTGTTTGCAGTATTAAATCCATGTCGCATGTATTccacatttgcacattttttattttactgtacAGTACAGAAACATAGCTATTAGCAACACACTGCCTCCCACTGTTCTCACCAAATTGAGCATGACTTTGGTTAAAACTGCCCTGCACTAAGTCTGAGCATTCAATTTTAATCTTAACCTTCTCACTGTCAATCATTTTATCAACTTTAATGTCACTTTCATTCGCTCTCACTTGATATTCAGTATTACTTGTAGTTTTCATTGCCATACTACTCGTGTCATGTTCTGATGTCTCATTTCCTTCCTTGTATGAAATAAATCTTTCCCTAGTACTTACATTGTCATTTGCCATGTCATTAGAGTCACGAAGCACTGCATTTCGGGTTTCATTTGCCATGTCATCAGAGTCCCGAAGGACTGCATTTCCAGATTCATTTGCCATGTCATTGGAGTCCCGAAGGACTACATTTCCAGATTCATTTGCCATGTCATTGGAGTCCCGAAGGACTACATTTCCAGATTCATTTGCCATGTCATTACAGTCCTGAAGGACCACATTTGCACATTCATTTGCCATGTCTTTACAGTCCCGAAGGACTACATTTCCAGATTCATTTGCCATGTCTTTACAGTCCCGAAGGACTACATTTCCATCTTTACAGTCCCGAAGGACTACATTTCCATCTTTACAGTCCCGAAGGACAACATTTCCATCTTTACAGTCCCGAAGGACTACATTTCCATCTTTACAGTCCCGAAGGACTACATTTCCATCTTTACAGTCCCGAAGGACTACATTTCCATCTTTACAGTCCCGAAGGACATCATTTCCAGATTCATTTGCAATATTATGACAGTCCTGAAGGACTGTATGGTCCAAATGCACAGTGGTTGATGGGACACGACCCAAACTCAACCTCTTCTTCAGCACTGCACTCCTCTTCCAATTCTTCTTGCGGGGCATCTGAAAGATATTGAGACATAATATTAACATCAAAGCATAACTTAACAGGCCATTTACAATAACATGGTACCgtgcaaatatacatatacatacatatacatataaatactgacatacagacataccgacacacacatatagcaatatatatatatatatatatatatatatatatatatatatatatatatatatatatatatatatatatatatatatatatatatatatatatatatatatatatatatatcagggtTCTGCCCACGCCGGACGGCGCTGGACGGGCCCGTCCGGCACTCAGAATTTCCGACCAGCATTGACAAGTGACCGACCGGCACTTGCAGTTCAATGCTTTGAACAATCAACATGAATGTCTATGAGTGACACTTTTGAGGTCAagcagttcataaaattgcatgaagagttgatgaaaacaatggtactatagaatgcctttcaataaaatgctatttAAACAATACTACTGGTTGATTAttgtacgctgattttgcatatgaaaagctgttcagctgttgAACGTACGTTCACAAGGATCACGGTTTTCCTGTCACACagtatctctgtacgatcgaaagaaggagaaaaactgaagtttttttgcTTGTATCAAGGTTTATAACACCACAAAAATGAAGTACGGAAGCGAAAATGAGCACAAAAATCAGGACTTctaactaaaacgtactcttcaatgttcagttcaaactcaatgagtggcattgtggaaagactgcatgcaatgaaagtcacgagcaagtttggtgtcagcgaatccagtctttgaattatcaatgaacactcactaatttttcaggtcaataagccaaaagttacttgtccgtggcaacaagctctctgtttgtgaattttcccattctacaatgactatcaagaagcaattgaagtgaatttgacatcgagaaattccaCTTTCAAAACTATGGTCGATTAGCCAACCCCTAAGTTCTTGGTTTAAACTCTACagagtctgcgcatgagcagtaacaagaccacctaggtcatttgaaaaaacactggatgctggtacagtgcaatggtaatccaaacttcatagtggtgagggatgatataagcgcaggaaaatgatgacaaaaaagtggtacattatttttctgAAGCTTCAAAAGATTCCTTTACAACTACTAAAgattgttttctttctgttttgttcagttaaaactgaaaaaatacttgAAGGTACAGGGGAATTGGCTATTATTTGTATATCAAGCCCTaagaatgtaaaaatacaagcatataaatgttacagttttcatgaatattaatgctcatgaatattaatgagccgtccaGCACTCTTGGAACTCTGGGCAGAACCCTGATAtatatagacatacatacagacagacatacagacatgtcaagcatacatatatacatacagactacatatgtacacacaaaGAGAGATACGTCTACAAAAACACATATCTATATAAATGGAtaatgacacacacacatatatatttgtttttgtatatatatttatgtatcatACAAACATAtgcacagacagacatgcagacagacatacatccaaCCTCACTCAGAACaaaaacagacacacagataggaatataaacatacagacaagatatacatacatacatacagacacagacacagacacagacacacgacacacacacacacacacacacacacacacacacatatatatatattatatatatatatatatatatatatatatatatatatatatatacactctggacagacaaacagacagatatatatatatatatatatatatatatatcagggctcaaaattcactattttccctggtagtcccattgggctaccattttctgaagttggtagcccagtgacaacatctggtagcccatgcatgaatgaagaggatatttttttgtaaaggatatgacaatgaaagatttatttttcatgattctatctatgaagtgaattttctagtcatttgacatcaatatctGCACCCTTTGGAGAATGGTATAacagcatgtgtagtggacaacggtgacgcctcaaagtttgacgacgtATTCATACATACGCAGAGTTTATATGCAAGttttgatgttcgccatgacaacttttcactcagcacatgtaaacataacatggttaAAAATAggttggctatgaatttcaggatgacaacttggtacagtcatttcctaatactttcgtggcaattttggctatatttctacaccatagtacactatcaCTGGATAATCTAGTACACTTaggaaagcgtaatttgtggatggctcgacagtttttttcttaattgcagtttgaataattttgtgtttaattatgattgatacattgtgattaaaaagaactatgaaaatgaattttcgttGCCCATCATTTCCTAAGCCTGTCATctaagtacatcagttcagataataatattttattgaaagtttgtcgcaacaaattcgactgcactgtcgcctttTAATTTGCATTTGTCTTGCCtctctgtgtccagctgggttgactgtatgagcgtcggtcatctcacagcaATCAACATCctgtcgcccactaagtaatttcatgtcccaggctttggtagtccgtgtgggctaccatttcatgggttttggtagccccagggaaaagttggtagtctgtggacgtggGACTACTGCTAATTCGAGcactgtgtatatatatatatatatatatatatatatatatatatatatatatatatatatatatatatatatatatatatatatatatatatatatacacacacacagacatatacAGACCAacggacatacagacatacgtccacacatacatacatacatacatacatacaaacagacattaatacatacatagacatacatgtgtatataaatgcatatatatatacatatatatatatatatatatatatatatacatgtgtatataaatgcatatatacatacatatatatatatatatatatatatacacagttACTGATTACATACAAAACCCACATTGAAACTACCATGTTGTCCCTAGCATTCATACATTCCTAATACTACAGTACACTAGTTACTTTATGATAAGTGTACATTCAACATCACTTTTTACACTGGAATGCTTTAGCGTAAATAtcttttcctacataatttcaCAACAACAGTATTCATCACATTTACTGATTATTACTCTCACTATGAAAACAACACCAGCTTCTTACAACATTCATCAACATGTATAACTATTTGtcactttctttttcttttatgTATCACATCTCTTCAAAATCTCCTTTAAACTCAGCATCATGGTAAAAGAATTGCTACAAATCAGCCATGTCttcttaaaggcgcccttctcaatcccaggttctcgcattagcaaatgtgtcaatagctcattaacagtttgtcattcttttgttttccattgaatattttatcaaggagttaatatttatattagataaatctgataattgagtgggggctttaacaCTGCAGAATTTACAAGGAAGCACTTAGGATTTATGATAACAACGATTCTCAGCTTAACTTCAACAGCCAACACTGTCCTTTAGATGATTTCTAACATTCCATAATGGCTGTTATACAAAACATTCTCTACTTACCTGAAATGTGCACTGACATATAAAACCCCTCAATAttttaaacacacacacacatatacttcTACACTCCACATCAACACTCAGTCGACAGTCAAATAATTACTTAATCAAAGTACTATATTTGTGAACAATCACAAAAATCGCAATTTCCACATGTCACTAAGTCAGGCTACTAGCCTATATTTGTCACTCTGATGGTTGCTATTTATTTAGTAAAAAATACCACAACTTACGACCAAATGTTCCGCCATTTATCACACAAGCCTATCGTTTTGCCACGGAATAGCTAACTGAGCAAATATGATATTTCCCCACTTTCCTCGTTCTTGACATATTCTGTCGTATCGACGCAAAATCAAGATGGTGCCAAGACAACAGTATCAGCACGAAATACTCGTCACTTTATATACGGCACATTTCCACGACTTATTGTTGACACCACTGAATGTAAAATACCCAGAAGGAAACAGATATATTTCACGATACAAACCTGCCAATCTCACTATCATTAACAAAGAACCATTActttgaacacatttttttcaccGTCCATTTCTGCTGTCTTGGAATATTGCGCAATTGAAAACGCCATGTGACTAAACTCAAGACACCATATTGGAAGATCGCGAAcccattttaatgtttcaaaatcTCCTTCGGAATCAAAAATTTCCGCTATATAATTATTGTCGAGTGTTGTACGAACTCCCAACACACATCGACACATAGTCTAAACCTCATGCATAAGTTTCCTAAGGTCTAAATATCGAATCAATCGGCAGTAAAAATAGACATGTGAACATACTTACCTTGACTTGAACGTCATCTGAGAGATGTCGACTCGTTTTCAGATATTCGAGACATGTCTTCAGacgatttttaaatatataacgTGAATATCCTGCATATTTAGTGACACTTTACCGttacacttgttttttatgttCAGTTTTTACTGAACAGCAATGTAAATAATGCTGCAACTTTAAAATCGGCTTCGGTTACCCGATTACTAAACGTGTAATCCTAAACTGATTCAGAACCCGGCGCCTTTTTTAATGAACGCAATGCATTCCCAAAACATTCTCCATTCTGTCCCCTTGGTGGCGCCACCCTGGACTGAAATTTCAATAGTTAAACatacactttcaaaacaaagttgTACCCAATGTAAATACAGGTCTGGTTTATGATTGACAGGCAAAAATATGGAGCTACAATTACCTGTAATTGAACACGTGATGCACATATCCCACTCTTTAAaaatatagggataactatggcaTTCAATTCCTTCGACAAAACTGCTATTCTCTACatatttgataggatattagaccttaaaaTATCATATCTTGTACcacaggtctgatttttagtatatagggataacttggtaatacaattttttttgacaaaatgtcatgtgaccttcatgacctttgaccttgagtATACGtgtatgtccataactcagtaaccacaagtgctacagacttcatatgtggtatgatgggagaccttatgacactgcagcgtgtacttcattaattatgcgcacaatctaaattttcttttgctctaatgcggccacttgtgtcgaaacccggtcatcgctgcttgcagctatatttattattattattcttcttgcGACGAGCTTCTGCAACTCCTatgcgaacaccgttgcacctggagacttcatatttggtacacaggtacaactcagcaaaagtaattttttggtcacatgaccataacaataggtcacgtgatctggcggccattttgaaaataaactttaaaattgacttcatttgcataaaaggtggtaaataaaaattctgctccagtcactttttagaccttatagccttgctccttcatgccaaatatcaaggtcacaggacttgccaattttgagaagaagatttttaaagtattatttttctgatttttctatgacctttgaccttcctatacctgtgcagctaagctatggcaaaggctttttctggcctatctaagggtcccaataggcaagtgtgtcttgaacaatgaccttttgggggaccacattgaacaccgaaattttgggaatgccccttgacctttgaccttggcaccatttagcacattattaaatatgcacatatgcaattctggagtaccagatacagcaagaggtctgatttttgctatgaggaggcaaacaaagtttttgaggtcaaaggtcatcctggtcacgtgacattttgtcaacacactttgctcctatacttctccctgtgtaccaaaaatcagatccctagctctattggctagcccggaattagatatgcgcataattaatgagcgaggtgatgtggtatcatattgtcttccatcccaccaaatatcaattcagtagcacttgcggttactgatttacaagcctattcgtgaaatcgaggtcaaaggtcatcctggtcacgtgactctttgccaaaatcttggcttccactcgtctccccatgtaccaaaaatcagacccctagctccaTTGgtttgcccagcattggcattagcagcccctgtgcagtaatgctggctgagcatattccctattcataagctataggctggcctcgtacgtaactcaatgagatgaaccCTCGctggcttcacattctgaaaaaactgatctgattttgccgtgaatctcatgttggctctaaaatcaacttacaacccatgctctatctttgtaagccacaaactgagtgctgatcagctgctattcaagcatagagacaggcactactttttgaaccggactatcttcgtgggtaacggatgacctttgacctagtagctctacctttgacctcagcatctcaacagcatatccccgtgtatgtgtaccatggcccatatgcctacagctttcccctattgctttcattgggtttttcttattattagggtttcgacaccatgggtgcgaaaccctcttgtaatcgttctgttttttattattattattattatttttcttccgcctcctaaatgcgcttgccattcgaacactgttgcacctagagtctccaaatttggcatatagataaaacacctggcaagtaattttttgatctcattaccataacaatgggtcacgtgacatttcggccattttgaaaataaactttaaaattgacttcatttgcataaaaaatgataaatcaaaattctgctcaagtcactttttagaccttatagccttgctccttcatgccaaacatcaaggtgacaggatttgccaattttgagaagaagatttttaaagtattatttttctgatttttctatgacctttgaccttcctctacctgtgcagctaagctatggcaaaggcattttctggcctatctaagggtcccaataggcaagtgtgtcttgaacgatgaccttttgggggaccacattgaacaccgaaattttgggaatgccccttgacctttgaccttggcatcacgtagcacattattaaatatgcacatatgcaattccgAAGTACCAGATACTGCaactggtctgatttttgctataaggaagcaaacaaagtttttgaggtcaaaggtcatcctggtcacgtgacattttgtcaacaactttACTTCtatacttctgcctgtgtaccaaaaatcagatccctagctccaTCGGCTAGCccaaaattacatatgcgcataattaatgagctacatgatgtggtaccatattgtcttccatcccaccaaatatcaaggcagtagcacttgtggttactgatttacaagcctattcgtgaaatcgaggtcaaaggtcatcctggtcacgtgactttttgccaaaaatctttgcttccacacgtctgcccatgtaccaaaaatcagacccctagctctattggcttgcccagcattggcgttagcagcccctgtgcactaatgctggctgagcatattccctattcataagctataggctggcctcgtacgtaactcaatgagatgaaagctcgcttgcttcacattctgaaaaaactgatctgattttggaatgaatctcatgttggctctaaaatcaacttacaacccatgctctatctttgtaagccacaaactgagtgctgatcagctgctattcaaacatagagacacgcactactttttgaaccggactatcttcgtcgGTAACGGattacctttgacctagtagctctacctttgacctaagcatctcaacagcatatccccgtGTATGTGtacctggcccatatgcctacagctttcccctattgctttcattgggtttttgttattattagggtttcgacaccatgggtgcgaaaccctcttgtaatcgttctgttttttagggtttcgacaccatgggtgcgaaaccctattgtaatcgttctgttttttattagggtttcgacaccattggtgcgaaaccctattgtaatcgttatgttttttattattagggtttcgacaccatgggtgcgaaaccctattgtaatcgttctgttttttattattattcttcttcttcttcttcttctgtcgcgcttctgcaactaccacgcgaacaccgttgcagctagagacttcatatttggtacacaggtacaactcagcaaaagtaatttttttgtcacatgaccataacaaaaggtcacgtgacctttcggccattttgataataaactttaaaattgagctcatttgcataacaagtgataaatcaaaattctgctccagtcactttttagaccttatagccttgctccttcatgccaaatatcaaggtcacaggatttgccaattttgagaagaagatttttaaaatattatttttctgatttttcagtgacctttgacctcccctatacctatgcagctaagctatggcaatggcttattctggcctatgtttaaGTCCAAGACAGCAAGCGTCtaatggacaatggccagtgggggaccaaattgcactccacaattttggggattccacttgacctttgaccttggcatcttcctgcaactcatttattatgcgcatatttatttctgagccagctaatagagctagaggtctgatttttggtatatagggataacttagcaatacaatttttttgacaaaaagtcatgtgactaagatgacctttgaccttgaaaatacgtatatgtcaataactaagtaaccacaagtgctacacccttcatatttggtatgatgggagaccttatgacatcacatcctgtaacctcattaattatgcgcatatctaattctgagccagccaatagagctagaggtctgatttttggtatatagggataacttagcaatacaattttttttgacaaaatgtcatgtgaccccgacgacctttgaccttgaatatacatatatggccataactaagtaaccacaagtgctacacccttcatatttggtatgatgggagaccttatgacatcacatcctgtacctcattacttatgcgcatatctaattctgagccagccaatagagctagaggtctgatttttggtatatagggataacttagcaatacaattgttttgacaaaatgtcatgtgaccccgatgacctttgacctcaaatatacatatatggccataactaagtaaccacaagtgctacacccttcatacttggtatgatgggagaccttatgacaccacatcctgtacctcattaattatgcgcatatctaattctgagccagccaatagagctagaggtctgatttttggtatttagggataacttagcaatacaatttttttgacaaaatgtcatgtgacctcgatgacctttgacctcaaatatacatatatggccataactaagtaacctcaagtgctacatccttcatgtttggtatgatgggagaccttatgacaccacatactgtacacattaattatgtgcatactctaattttttttttgctctaatgctgccacttgtgtcgaaacccggtcatcgctgcttgcagctatatttagggtttcgacaccatgggtgcgaaaccctattgtaatcgttctgttttttattagggtttcgacaccatgggtgcgaaaccctattgtaatcgttctgttttttattattagggtttcgacaccatgggtgcgaaaccctattgtaatcgttatgttttttattattattattattattattattattattattctttttcttcttctgtcgcgcttctgcaactaccacgcgaacaccgttgcagctagagacttcatatttggtacacaggtacaactcagcaaaagtaattttttggtcacatgaccataacaataggtcacatgacctggcggccattttgaaaataaactttaaaattgacttcatttgcattaaaggtggtaaatcaaaattctgctccagtcactttttagaccttatagccttgctccttcatgccaaatatcaaggtaataggtcttgccaattttgagaagaagatttttaaagtattatttttcatatttttcagtgacctttgacctccactatacatttacaaatgcccattacaggctagccaatagagctaggagtctggttcttttttgacatagacgatcattggctatTAATGTTGAccaaaatattttgggtcaggtcacatgacctttacctcattaattatgtgc containing:
- the LOC139128202 gene encoding uncharacterized protein, with product MPRKKNWKRSAVLKKRLSLGRVPSTTVHLDHTVLQDCHNIANESGNDVLRDCKDGNVVLRDCKDGNVVLRDCKDGNVVLRDCKDGNVVLRDCKDGNVVLRDCKDGNVVLRDCKDMANESGNVVLRDCKDMANECANVVLQDCNDMANESGNVVLRDSNDMANESGNVVLRDSNDMANESGNAVLRDSDDMANETRNAVLRDSNDMANDNLFLPY